In Candidatus Hydrogenedentota bacterium, a single window of DNA contains:
- the miaA gene encoding tRNA (adenosine(37)-N6)-dimethylallyltransferase MiaA, whose translation MPANDSLIILGPTASGKTALGVALARLLGGEIISADSRQVYRGLDIGTGKDLHEFDLGGPPVAHHLIDIVDPGTEYNVFQFQRDFHAAFAEIRGRSHLPVVVGGTGMYLDAALSKTMMIAVPHNPELRAAMEPMSTELLQEKLVALKPDLHNTTDLLDRDRILRAIEIELFIQEATPEPAPPIQPLVLGVAWDRKKLRQRIAGRLKARLEEGLIEEVEDLIASGCSWERLEQLGLEYRNVSQFLRGKIKNRNDLYQKLSGEISQFAKRQDTWFRRMERNGTEIHWIEEGRLDRALAVIRAHQ comes from the coding sequence ATGCCCGCTAACGATTCCCTAATAATTCTCGGCCCCACCGCATCGGGTAAAACCGCCCTGGGCGTCGCCCTGGCCCGTCTGCTGGGCGGGGAGATCATCTCCGCCGACTCGCGACAGGTCTACCGCGGTCTGGACATCGGCACCGGCAAAGACCTCCACGAATTCGATCTCGGCGGGCCGCCGGTGGCCCACCACCTCATCGATATTGTGGATCCCGGCACGGAGTACAACGTGTTCCAGTTCCAGCGCGACTTCCACGCCGCATTCGCGGAGATCCGGGGCCGGAGTCACTTGCCCGTCGTTGTGGGGGGCACCGGCATGTACCTGGATGCGGCCCTCTCCAAGACCATGATGATCGCCGTGCCCCACAATCCCGAATTGCGCGCCGCCATGGAACCCATGTCCACCGAGCTGCTTCAGGAAAAGCTGGTGGCGCTTAAACCCGACCTCCACAATACCACCGACCTTCTGGACCGGGACCGCATCCTCCGGGCCATCGAGATCGAGCTCTTCATTCAAGAGGCGACGCCGGAACCCGCGCCGCCGATTCAACCCTTGGTACTCGGGGTGGCGTGGGACCGAAAAAAGCTCCGACAGCGCATTGCCGGTCGCCTCAAAGCGCGCCTGGAAGAAGGCCTGATCGAGGAGGTGGAGGATCTCATCGCCAGCGGTTGCTCCTGGGAACGCCTGGAACAACTCGGCCTGGAATACCGCAATGTTTCGCAGTTCCTCCGGGGCAAGATCAAGAATCGCAACGATCTCTACCAGAAACTGAGCGGCGAAATCAGCCAGTTCGCCAAGCGGCAGGACACGTGGTTCCGCAGGATGGAGCGCAACGGCACCGAGATCCACTGGATCGAAGAAGGCCGCCTGGATCGCGCGCTGGCCGTAATCCGGGCGCACCAGTGA
- the ppk1 gene encoding polyphosphate kinase 1, translating to MKNIHQIREISTLSFNERVLQEAEDDRNPLLERLHFLGIFSSNMDEFFKVRVASIHRRIEMGKKGFEEILEKLKEKARELDERSRAAYREITLALAEKGIRIVTDEDIRNNGNGLETWLNGYFRANVLPMLVPLICYKTQPFPNLTDGALYLAVVMRGKKKRYAILEIPPALPRFVELPNGNIMYIDDVIRLNLHEVFYIFEYDEIGAFEFKVSRDAQLDMDNDFTDGYIRKMERVLKQRKGGRPTRLVFDAEMPQGFLKMLKHELDIHEEDTLIPGGRYHNMKDLIRFPANHEELVFPKLPPLPHPILDGDVRPMMDAIKERDLIITYPYQSFDHVVRLLREAAIDPHVKSIKMTMYRSARNSQIVNALYNAARNGKKIFVSIELQARFDEEQNIRIAETLTEVGAQVVYGVPPLKVHSKLLLIERRSTLYAGLSTGNFNEATGKLYVDSILLTSDKRLTDEVASIFAYLETAATMRAVTAPQFKYLLVSPFNSRSGFMALLQREKAKKEKGYVLIKVNHLTDQDIIKKLYELADAGVKMDFIVRTTYAMRPHPNIRAISILDRYLEHQRIYIFGKGKERDIFLGSADLMERNLDWRVEVAFPILNEKHQDYIWDLMQLQIADTSKARVLDETQSNAYVAHEGNECRSQWTTRAYIAGMIGG from the coding sequence ATGAAGAACATACACCAGATTCGCGAGATTTCGACTCTTTCCTTCAACGAGCGCGTGCTGCAGGAGGCGGAGGATGATCGCAACCCGCTTCTGGAGCGCCTCCACTTCCTGGGGATTTTCTCGTCCAATATGGACGAATTCTTCAAGGTGCGCGTGGCCAGTATTCACCGCCGAATTGAAATGGGAAAAAAGGGCTTCGAGGAGATCCTGGAAAAGCTTAAGGAAAAAGCCCGGGAGCTGGACGAACGCTCCCGCGCGGCCTACCGGGAAATCACGCTGGCACTTGCGGAAAAGGGTATCCGGATTGTGACCGACGAGGACATCCGGAACAACGGCAACGGCCTGGAGACCTGGCTCAACGGCTACTTCCGGGCCAACGTGCTGCCCATGCTGGTGCCGCTTATCTGCTACAAGACCCAGCCCTTTCCCAACTTGACCGACGGCGCGCTGTACCTCGCCGTAGTCATGCGCGGCAAGAAGAAGCGCTATGCGATCCTGGAAATTCCCCCGGCGCTGCCCCGCTTCGTGGAATTGCCCAACGGCAACATCATGTACATCGACGACGTTATTCGCCTCAACCTGCACGAGGTGTTTTACATCTTCGAGTACGACGAGATCGGCGCTTTCGAATTCAAGGTGTCGCGCGACGCCCAGCTCGACATGGACAACGATTTCACGGACGGTTACATCCGCAAGATGGAGCGGGTGCTGAAGCAGCGCAAGGGCGGTCGCCCGACCCGCCTGGTTTTTGATGCTGAGATGCCCCAGGGCTTCCTTAAGATGCTGAAGCACGAGCTGGACATTCACGAGGAAGACACGCTTATTCCCGGCGGCCGCTACCACAACATGAAGGACCTCATCCGCTTTCCGGCCAACCACGAAGAGCTGGTTTTCCCCAAGCTGCCGCCCCTGCCCCACCCAATCCTCGACGGCGATGTGCGCCCCATGATGGACGCAATCAAGGAACGGGATCTCATCATCACCTATCCCTACCAGTCCTTCGATCATGTGGTCCGGTTGCTCCGCGAGGCGGCCATTGACCCCCACGTGAAGTCCATCAAGATGACCATGTATCGTTCCGCGCGGAATTCCCAGATCGTGAACGCGCTGTACAATGCCGCGCGCAATGGCAAGAAGATCTTCGTCTCCATCGAGCTTCAGGCCCGCTTCGACGAAGAACAGAACATTCGCATTGCCGAGACCCTTACCGAGGTGGGGGCCCAGGTGGTCTACGGCGTCCCGCCGCTGAAGGTGCACTCCAAGCTCCTGTTGATCGAGCGCCGCAGCACCCTGTACGCGGGTCTTTCCACGGGCAATTTCAACGAAGCAACGGGCAAGCTCTATGTGGACAGCATCCTGCTCACCAGCGACAAACGGCTGACCGACGAGGTCGCGAGTATTTTTGCCTATCTGGAAACGGCTGCGACCATGCGGGCCGTCACCGCGCCCCAGTTCAAGTACCTGCTCGTGTCGCCCTTCAACTCGCGGAGCGGCTTCATGGCCCTGCTCCAGCGCGAGAAGGCGAAGAAAGAGAAGGGCTATGTGCTGATCAAGGTCAATCACCTGACCGATCAGGACATCATCAAGAAGCTCTACGAGCTGGCCGATGCCGGCGTGAAGATGGACTTCATCGTGCGGACCACCTATGCGATGAGGCCTCATCCGAACATCCGCGCCATATCGATTCTCGATCGCTATCTGGAGCACCAGCGAATCTATATCTTCGGCAAGGGCAAGGAGCGCGACATTTTTCTCGGCAGCGCCGATCTCATGGAGCGCAATCTCGACTGGCGGGTGGAGGTGGCCTTCCCGATCCTGAACGAGAAGCACCAGGATTACATTTGGGATCTCATGCAGTTACAGATTGCGGACACCTCCAAGGCGCGCGTGCTGGATGAGACCCAGAGCAACGCCTACGTGGCCCATGAAGGCAACGAGTGCCGCTCGCAGTGGACCACCCGCGCCTACATCGCGGGTATGATCGGGGGATAG
- a CDS encoding protein kinase has product MDLAVLESEKFEIIRELGRGGMGVVYLAEDKLLKRTVALKVLYEYLNRESAFVERFQKEARSVSSLHHPNIVAVHGLEIVNNTFLIDMEYVDGLSLDRFMRNAAVPPPVAAQIAGDILEGLATCHGVGVIHRDIKPANILLTQQGIAKIADFGLATAYASHMKDSVRSQSSSGFFMGTPRYAPPEAWEGKEPSPGWDLYSLGIMLFEMLSGTVAFPGESPMAIMRQHLAAPLPSIAEAAPDASPVLAGLVDALIAGKGGGASPTALEALQRLQATPEYGKARDSETARTIRAALRNTQLKRSLPDLGKWIKHGAYAAGLILIGGAAVWLLQSNSVTPAPAPAAGATTAKLDAPLVFLRPQRVGDSEAGDAIWKLSFEGETARIVSLGDLELLSLALIPAGGRDRFTVTGGWAEYLSPARGSFRYGAVRGEALIDRAGNTLSLSLEKINSRDRESTSAFLVAKPLSGTYSERSFVERLESAPALQNLIYNELMPRKLAWAGEVEMLMPGLARGRLAVPRADTAIAVNGHLEESVWMEEFRTGPSENAEAGEGGAALRARWSDNALILGFTASSPVPGARLRVVLDSGLKDPGGISQHFHVEIGPGGITGSGARAGARELPWQCNWEVAMAVEGGEWQAELRIPLSELGLPARPRLHQRWRINAALLPVEGDQALARWGFEKLDEVNHGLMLVFQEAKP; this is encoded by the coding sequence GTGGACCTTGCAGTGTTGGAGTCCGAGAAGTTCGAGATTATCCGGGAATTGGGTCGTGGCGGCATGGGGGTGGTTTATCTGGCGGAGGACAAGCTGCTCAAGCGGACGGTGGCCTTGAAGGTGCTCTATGAGTACCTGAACCGGGAGTCGGCGTTTGTAGAGCGCTTCCAGAAAGAGGCCCGCTCGGTATCCTCGCTTCATCATCCGAACATCGTAGCCGTGCACGGACTGGAGATCGTCAACAACACCTTCCTCATCGACATGGAGTATGTTGACGGCCTTTCGCTGGACAGGTTCATGCGGAATGCCGCCGTTCCCCCGCCCGTGGCGGCGCAGATCGCGGGGGATATCCTGGAGGGTCTGGCGACCTGCCACGGCGTCGGGGTGATCCATCGCGACATCAAGCCCGCCAATATTCTGCTCACCCAGCAGGGAATCGCGAAGATAGCGGACTTCGGCCTGGCCACGGCCTATGCCAGCCACATGAAGGACTCGGTGCGAAGCCAGTCTTCCAGTGGCTTTTTCATGGGCACGCCGCGCTATGCGCCCCCGGAGGCGTGGGAGGGCAAAGAGCCATCGCCGGGTTGGGACCTGTATTCGCTGGGCATCATGCTCTTCGAAATGCTCAGCGGCACGGTGGCCTTTCCCGGGGAGAGCCCCATGGCCATCATGCGGCAGCACCTCGCCGCGCCCCTGCCGTCCATCGCGGAGGCGGCGCCCGACGCCTCGCCCGTGTTGGCCGGGCTGGTCGATGCCCTGATCGCGGGCAAAGGCGGGGGCGCGAGCCCCACGGCGCTGGAAGCGCTCCAGCGCCTTCAGGCCACGCCGGAATACGGCAAGGCCCGCGACAGCGAAACCGCGCGGACCATTCGGGCCGCATTGAGAAATACTCAACTCAAACGCAGCCTTCCCGATCTGGGCAAGTGGATAAAGCACGGGGCCTATGCCGCCGGTCTTATCCTCATCGGCGGGGCGGCGGTCTGGCTGCTTCAGTCCAATTCGGTCACACCGGCACCCGCTCCGGCGGCCGGAGCCACCACCGCAAAGCTGGACGCGCCGCTTGTGTTCCTGCGCCCCCAGCGCGTGGGCGATTCGGAAGCGGGCGATGCCATCTGGAAGCTCTCCTTCGAGGGGGAGACCGCCCGGATCGTGTCTCTCGGCGATCTGGAATTGCTCAGCCTCGCCCTGATCCCGGCGGGCGGGCGGGACCGCTTCACCGTCACGGGCGGATGGGCGGAGTATCTCTCACCCGCGCGGGGCAGCTTCCGCTACGGCGCGGTCCGTGGCGAGGCCCTGATCGATCGGGCGGGCAACACCCTCTCTCTTTCGCTGGAAAAGATCAATAGCCGCGATCGGGAGAGCACCTCGGCCTTCCTTGTTGCGAAGCCGCTCTCGGGGACCTACAGCGAGCGCAGTTTCGTCGAGCGCCTGGAGTCCGCACCCGCCCTGCAAAACTTGATCTACAACGAGCTCATGCCCCGGAAACTTGCCTGGGCCGGCGAAGTGGAAATGCTCATGCCGGGCCTTGCGCGGGGCCGGCTCGCGGTGCCTCGGGCCGACACCGCCATCGCGGTGAACGGACACCTGGAGGAGTCCGTGTGGATGGAGGAATTCCGCACGGGCCCCTCGGAAAACGCCGAAGCGGGCGAGGGTGGCGCGGCCTTGCGCGCGCGCTGGTCGGACAATGCCCTGATCCTGGGATTTACCGCATCCTCCCCCGTACCGGGCGCGCGTCTGCGCGTCGTCCTCGATTCCGGGCTCAAAGATCCCGGTGGCATCTCCCAACACTTCCACGTGGAGATAGGGCCGGGGGGCATCACCGGGAGCGGGGCGCGCGCGGGCGCGCGAGAGCTGCCCTGGCAGTGCAACTGGGAAGTGGCCATGGCGGTAGAGGGCGGCGAGTGGCAGGCGGAGTTGCGCATCCCCCTTTCGGAACTGGGACTGCCGGCCCGCCCGCGGCTCCACCAGCGCTGGCGAATCAACGCCGCCCTGCTGCCGGTGGAAGGCGACCAGGCGCTTGCCCGCTGGGGCTTTGAGAAACTGGACGAGGTGAACCACGGATTGATGCTCGTCTTCCAGGAGGCAAAACCATGA